From a region of the Syngnathus scovelli strain Florida chromosome 19, RoL_Ssco_1.2, whole genome shotgun sequence genome:
- the lipea gene encoding lipase, hormone-sensitive a has product MPVAVASDMDFKVAFSALEVACEENISAFSNPSAELACGPVTQRLVKCMKKIQEHARAIEPLVDSFTAVYHHYDFDPQTPGNGYRSLIKVIRSCLLHVLDKARYIASNHSSAFFRAEHNASEMEAYCSALCQLRALLYLAKRLINDNDFGQLYSLQDLDLSHRYVQEYSSMHKACFYGRCLGFQFTPSLRPFLQTIVISMISYGETYGKQQPGLGLAALSLLTSGKYVIDPELRGAEFERITQNLDMQFWKSFWNITESEILTGLCRIASYPVQLNLTLTIPPVPLLLPLSSDPNLFANVSPPLAHWGPGPVHMRLISHEIRQGQDSEELLSFSRGDPPSVSASNLPWVQKQPLSPWLLIHFHGGGFVAQTSKSHENYLRSWSKRLNVPVLSVDYSLSPEAPFPRALEECFYAYCWALKNCRLLGSTAELVCLAGDSAGGNLCITVSMKAMTCGIRVPDGIMAAYPATLLTTDASPSRLLTLIDPLLPFGALAKCLNAYAGVDSQIAQPVVGCNSLRSLGRHTTELLSDLTQGASSWIQSFLQPVWPISGAHSRASRHGKSTHSHTSTPNSQMDYPESFEPLRSESLALVQPTSCPIIRNPFVSPLLAPDRLLRGLPPVHLVAAALDALLDDSVMFAKKLRNMGQPVSLTVVEDLPHGFLSLSQLSKETEAAAEICLEKIRELFLQGNAKDCSDEATRD; this is encoded by the exons ATGCCGGTCGCTGTCG CCTCCGACATGGATTTCAAGGTGGCCTTTTCAGCCTTGGAGGTCGCGTGCGAAGAAAATATCTCGGCTTTTTCGAACCCTTCTGCTGAGCTTGCCTGTGGCCCTGTGACTCAGCGCTTGGTAAAGTGCATGAAAAAGATTCAGGAACACGCTCGAGCTATTGAGCCTTTGGTCGACAGCTTCACTGCCGTCTATCACCATTATGACTTTGACCCGCAAACGCCTGGAAATGGATACCGCAGCCTGATCAAG GTGATCCGTTCATGTCTTTTACACGTCCTGGACAAGGCTCGCTACATTGCATCAAAtcactccagcgcctttttccgAGCGGAACACAATGCCTCAGAGATGGAGGCCTACTGCAGTGCGCTCTGCCAACTCCGAGCGTTGCTCTACCTGGCCAAGCGGCTGATCAACGATAACGATTTTGGTCAGCTCTACTCCCTTCAGGACTTGGACCTGAGTCACAGATATGTGCAGGAATACAGCTCCATGCACAAAGCTTGTTTTTATGGACGCTGTCTGGGCTTTCAG ttcaCACCGAGTCTTCGTCCGTTCCTCCAGACTATCGTCATAAGCATGATCTCATACGGTGAGACGTATGGAAAACAGCAGCCCGGGCTCG gTTTAGCAGCCCTGTCTCTCCTCACGTCAGGAAAGTACGTCATCGATCCAGAATTACGCGGTGCAGAATTTGAACGCATTACCCAGAACCTGGACATGCAGTTTTGGAAGTCCTTCTGGAATATCACAGAGTCCGAGATTTTAACA GGCTTGTGTCGAATAGCCTCCTACCCAGTCCAATTGAACCTGACGCTAACGATACCTCCCGTTCCGTTACTCCTCCCCCTGTCATCGGACCCAAATCTGTTTGCCAATGTGTCACCTCCACTGGCCCACTGGGGTCCTGGCCCAGTCCACATGCGCTTGATCTCCCATGAGATTCGACAAGGACAG GACAGTGAGGAGCTCTTGTCTTTTTCTCGCGGCGATCCGCCCTCCGTGTCTGCTTCCAATCTCCCGTGGGTGCAGAAGCAGCCCCTTTCCCCGTGGTTGCTCATTCATTTCCACGGAGGAGGCTTTGTGGCCCAGACATCCAAATCCCATGAG AACTATCTGCGAAGCTGGTCCAAGAGGTTGAATGTTCCTGTTCTTTCTGTTGACTACTCTCTGTCACCTGAAGCCCCCTTTCCTCGAGCTCTTGAGGAATGTTTCTACGCTTACTGCTGGGCTTTGAAAAACTGCCGTCTGCTCG GTTCGACGGCGGAGCTCGTCTGTCTGGCCGGCGACAGCGCTGGCGGCAACCTCTGCATCACCGTGTCCATGAAGGCCATGACCTGCGGCATCCGGGTCCCCGACGGCATCATGGCGGCCTACCCTGCCACCTTGCTCACCACCGACGCCTCGCCCTCCCGCTTGCTCACGCTCATTGACCCGCTGTTACCTTTCGGCGCTCTTGCAAAGTGCCTCAACGCCTATGCAG GTGTGGACTCACAGATTGCACAGCCTGTTGTGGGATGCAACAGTCTGAGATCCTTGGGTAGACACACCACGGAACTGCTCAGTGATCTCACACAAGGAGCCTCCAGCTGGATCCAGTCCTTCCTGCAGCCCGTGTGGCCCATAAGCGGAGCCCACTCAAGAGCATCAAGACACGGAAAATCCACACACAGTCATACCTCCACTCCAAACTCCCAAATGGATTACCCAGAGTCCTTTGAGCCCCTGCGCTCCGAAAGCCTCGCTCTCGTACAGCCCACCTCCTGCCCAATCATCAGAAACCCGTTTGTGTCGCCGCTGCTCGCGCCCGACAGGCTTCTACGAGGCCTGCCGCCTGTTCACTTAGTG GCCGCCGCTCTGGATGCTTTACTGGATGACTCAGTGATGTTCGCCAAGAAGCTGAGGAACATGGGCCAGCCTGTAAGCTTGACGGTGGTGGAGGACCTTCCGCACGGCTTCCTCAGCCTGTCACAGCTTTCCAAGGAGACCGAAGCTGCCGCAGAAATCTGCTTGGAGAAAATAAGGGAGCTTTTTCTGCAAGGAAACGCAAAAGACTGTTCTGATGAAGCCACAAGAGATTAA
- the apoa4a gene encoding apolipoprotein A-IV a, producing MKLLLVFVLAVFAGCDAKVVQQTQPKPQMDMIKDAFWDYVAKATSTADDSLALIRRSDLGKEINTLISGSTAAINKFTDVLRSHVSQDFTSRFFQQAEQLKIRLEKDLSSMRTHLQPYADEVVTHLQEQVEELKKEVSSYVETMDSESLKAVLVKKSQELKSHLDRNVNKLRTQMVPYTEELRQKMENNLEEFQKSIMPLAQRFHSQLTEKTKEIQEKLLPYGDQLKAKLDIDTQNLKEQLAALWESFTKMTQ from the exons ATGAAGCTCCTCCTGGTTTTCGTGCTGGCTGTTTTTGCCG GTTGTGATGCTAAAGTCGTGCAGCAGACTCAGCCCAAGCCACAGATGGACATGATCAAAGATGCCTTTTGGGACTATGTTGCCAAGGCAACATCCACGGCTGACGACTCACTGGCACTGATCAGACGATCAGATCTTGGAAAAGAAATCAA CACCCTCATTTCTGGAAGCACCGCCGCCATCAACAAATTCACAGATGTTCTCCGCAGTCACGTATCCCAGGACTTCACGTCGCGCTTCTTCCAGCAGGCTGAGCAGCTGAAGATCCGCCTAGAAAAGGATCTGTCGTCCATGAGAACCCACCTCCAGCCATATGCCGACGAGGTGGTGACGCACCTCCAGGAGCAGGTGGAGGAGCTGAAGAAAGAAGTGTCATCTTACGTTGAAACCATGGACTCGGAATCTCTCAAGGCCGTCCTGGTGAAGAAaagccaggagctgaagagccaCCTGGACAGGAATGTCAACAAGCTGCGTACCCAGATGGTTCCTTACACTGAGGAACTTAGGCAGAAGATGGAGAATAACCTGGAGGAGTTCCAGAAGAGCATCATGCCCCTGGCTCAGAGGTTTCACAGCCAGCTCACagagaagaccaaggaaatccaaGAGAAGCTGCTTCCTTATGGAGACCAGCTGAAGGCCAAGCTGGACATTGACACCCAGAACCTGAAGGAGCAGCTGGCTGCTCTCTGGGAGTCCTTCACCAAGATGACCCAGTAA
- the tomm40l gene encoding mitochondrial import receptor subunit TOM40B, translating to MGSVLAAGSPHPPPPSPAGVAGPGLTVPPGFGMPSVTSVSPSTGLTSVEPQEETNPLPNPGTFDECHRKCKDVFPMQMEGVRLVVNKGLSNHFQVSHTVLLSTLGDSSYRFGATYVGLKQTGPAEFFPVMVGDMDNLGSLNAQIIHQISNSVRSKMAFQTQQHKFVNWQGDAEFRGKDFTATITLGNPDVINGSGIVVTHYLQALTPALALGGELVYHRRPSEEGAVMSLVGRYTGNNYIATATLGSAGVHATYYHRANEQLQLGVEFDASTRMQDTSVSFGYQLDVPKANLQFKGSVDSNWVVGATLEKKLPPLPLSLVISSFLNHNKNKFQCGFGVTIG from the exons ATGGGGAGTGTATTGGCCGCTGGCTCCCCTCACCCACCGCCACCGTCCCCAGCTGGTGTGGCTGGTCCCGGCTTGACAGTCCCACCCGGCTTTGGGATGCCTTCGGTAACTTCAGTGTCCCCCTCGACCGGGCTGACTTCAGTGGAACCGCAGGAAGAAACCAATCCTCTTCCTAATCCGGGAACATTTGATGAATGTCATCGCAAATGCAAAG ATGTTTTCCCGATGCAGATGGAAGGCGTCAGACTAGTTGTCAATAAGGGTCTTAGTAACCACTTCCAG GTGAGCCACACTGTGTTGCTGAGCACTTTGGGGGATTCCAGCTACAGATTTGGTGCCACGTATGTTGGATTAAAACAAACCGGTCCAGCAGAG TTTTTTCCAGTCATGGTGGGTGACATGGACAACCTTGGCAGCCTTAATGCTCAAATCATCCACCAGATCAGCAACAGCGTACGATCCAAAATGGCCTTCCAG ACACAGCAACATAAATTTGTCAACTGGCAAGGCGATGCAGAATTCAGAGGGAAAGATTTTACAGCAACAATCACGCTCGGAAACCCTGATGTCATCAATGGCTCTG GTATCGTCGTAACGCACTACCTCCAGGCCCTCACGCCTGCTCTGGCTCTGGGAGGGGAGCTGGTGTACCATCGAAGACCATCAGAGGAGGGTGCTGTGATGTCTTTGGTTGGCAGATACACAG GCAACAACTACATCGCCACGGCAACTCTGGGATCAGCCGGCGTGCACGCCACCTACTACCACAGAGCTAATGAGCAG TTGCAGTTGGGTGTGGAGTTTGACGCAAGTACTCGCATGCAAGATACTAGCGTGTCCTTCGGCTACCAGCTCGATGTGCCCAAAGCCAATTTACAGTTTAAAG GCTCAGTAGACAGTAACTGGGTGGTTGGTGCAACTCTAGAAAAGAAGTTACCGCCGCTGCCTCTCTCCTTGGTTATCTCCTCCTTCCTCAACCATAACAAGAACAAGTTCCAGTGCGGTTTCGGCGTTACGATCGGTTAA
- the apoea gene encoding apolipoprotein Ea has protein sequence MKIFAIIATLAVISGCQGKSFFQDDSAMTWEEFFQDYITELNTKADEIVKDIRSSQISRELETLIQDSMAELGAYRTNLEDKLVPYTRETAERLGNDLQGLLELLRVRVSDAREQVEQYQQELQSMVEQNSEEVRVKVDTYIRKLKKRITKESVDIQRQIYHYLQKLHSRTADNIDDLRSRIDPYVAQVRDSTQAKINTVNDLVRSQVESMKDTIQTTTEDFTTRYEKTSQDMYNTLQEKVEELRSWFQPLVSMFNDNIFVNQ, from the exons ATGAAGATCTTTGCAATAATTGCCACCCTCGCAGTCATCTCAG GCTGCCAGGGGAAGAGTTTCTTCCAGGATGACTCGGCCATGACTTGGGAGGAATTCTTTCAAGACTATATCACAGAACTGAATACAAAGGCTGATGAGATAGTGAAGGACATCAGGAGCTCCCAGATCAGCAGAGAACTGGA AACCCTAATCCAAGACAGCATGGCCGAGCTGGGCGCATATAGAACCAACCTGGAGGACAAACTGGTTCCTTACACTCGGGAAACCGCTGAACGTCTGGGGAACGACCTCCAAGGCTTGCTCGAGCTTCTCCGTGTGCGTGTGAGCGACGCCAGGGAACAGGTGGAACAGTACCAGCAGGAACTGCAGAGCATGGTGGAGCAGAACTCCGAGGAGGTCAGAGTCAAGGTCGACACCTACATTCGCAAATTGAAGAAGCGCATCACCAAGGAGTCCGTGGACATCCAAAG GCAGATATACCACTATTTGCAGAAGCTCCACTCACGCACCGCAGACAACATCGACGACTTAAGGAGCCGTATAGATCCTTATGTTGCTCAGGTGCGAGACAGCACCCAGGCGAAGATCAACACCGTGAATGACCTTGTGAGATCCCAGGTGGAAAGCATGAAGGACACCATTCAGACCACGACGGAGGACTTCACCACACGCTATGAAAAGACCTCCCAGGACATGTACAACACCCTGCAGGAGAAGGTGGAGGAGCTTCGCAGCTGGTTCCAGCCTTTGGTCTCCATGTTCAATGACAATATCTTTGTGAACCAATAA
- the LOC125987372 gene encoding probable ATP-dependent RNA helicase ddx6, translated as MATARTENVGPLGMGLNKQNGQLRGQPKPASVQPGSSTQGKVMGGSQKAGAASQEGGGIKFGDDWKKSLKLPPKDNRVKTSDVTATKGNEFEDYCLKRELLMGIFEMGWEKPSPVQEESIPIALSGRDILARAKNGTGKSGAYLIPLLERIDLKKSYIQAMVVVPTRELALQVSQICIQISKHLGGVKVMATTGGTNLRDDIMRLDETVHVVIATPGRILDLIKKGVAKVDRVQMMVMDEADKLLSQDFVVIIEDIISFLAKNRQILLYSATFPISVQKFMAKHLQKPYEINLMEELTLKGITQYYAYVTERQKVHCLNTLFSRLQINQSIIFCNSTQRVELLAKKITQLGYSCFYIHAKMMQEYRNRVFHDFRNGLCRNLVCTDLFTRGIDIQAVNVVINFDFPRNAETYLHRIGRSGRFGHFGLAINLITSEDRFNLKTIEDQLVTDIKPIPGSIDKSLYVAEFHSSSDDCEVEEVQERSVLQQDGST; from the exons atggCTACAGCCAGAACAGAAAATGTTGGCCCACTTGGCATGGGACTGAACAAGCAGAACGGGCAGCTCCGAGGACAGCCCAAACCAGCTTCAGTCCAGCCAGGATCGTCAACTCAAGGAAAAGTGATGGGTGGCTCACAGAAAGCGGGTGCTGCCTCCCAAGAAGGAGGGGGCATCAAATTCGGAGACGACTGGAAAAAGAGCCTCAAGCTTCCTCCTAAAGACAACAGGGTCAAAACCTCG GATGTGACAGCTACAAAGGGGAATGAATTTGAGGATTACTGTCTCAAAAGAGAGCTTCTGATGGGCATTTTTGAGATGGGCTGGGAGAAGCCGTCTCCTGTGCAG GAGGAGAGTATTCCCATTGCCCTGTCTGGAAGAGATATTTTGGCTCGGGCCAAGAATGGAACCGGAAAAAGTGGAGCCTATCTCATCCCATTGCTTGAGAGGATAGATCTTAAAAAGAGCTACATACAAG CAATGGTAGTTGTGCCAACTCGAGAGTTGGCCCTGCAGGTGAGCCAGATTTGCATCCAGATCAGCAAACACTTGGGAGGAGTCAAAGTCATGGCCACCACCGGGGGAACCAACCTACGAGATGATATCATGCGCCTGGATGAGACTG TGCATGTGGTCATAGCCACACCTGGTAGGATTCTGGATTTGATCAAGAAAGGAGTGGCAAAAGTGGATCGAGTCCAGATGATGGTGATGGATGAG GCCGACAAACTGCTGTCTCAGGATTTTGTGGTAATCATCGAGGATATCATTAGCTTCCTGGCCAAGAACAGGCAGATCCTGCTCTACTCTGCAACCTTCCCCATCAGTGTGCAAAAATTCATG GCTAAGCACCTGCAGAAACCTTATGAGATCAACCTGATGGAGGAGCTGACTCTGAAGGGCATCACTCAGTATTACGCCTACGTCACAGAAAGACAGAAGGTGCACTGCCTCAACACACTCTTCTCAAGG CTTCAGATCAACCAGTCGATCATCTTCTGCAACTCCACGCAAAGGGTGGAGCTCTTAGCGAAGAAGATCACGCAGCTGGGCTACTCGTGCTTCTACATCCACGCTAAGATGATGCAG GAATACAGAAATCGTGTGTTCCATGACTTCAGAAATGGACTATGCAGGAACCTGGTCTGCACCG ATCTCTTCACTCGGGGTATCGACATTCAGGCCGTTAATGTGGTCATCAACTTCGATTTTCCGAGAAATGCGGAAACGTACCTCCATCGCATTGGAAGATCAG GGAGGTTCGGTCATTTCGGTTTAGCCATCAACCTGATCACATCAGAAGACCGCTTCAACCTCAAGACCATCGAAGACCAACTGGTGACCGACATCAAACCCATTCCCGGCAGCATCGATAAGAGTCTCTACGTGGCGGAGTTCCACTCGTCCAGCGACGACTGTGAGGTGGAGGAAGTCCAAGAAAGATCTGTACTCCAGCAGGACGGCAGCACCTAA
- the msto1 gene encoding protein misato homolog 1, translating to MSNICREVITLQLGHYSNFVGTHWWNLQDASLSYDPEMPPGDFQSDVMFREGQTLGGSITYTPRLISMDLKGSLQTLRQEGSLYDTSKETSALTWDGSLMVHKESPPAKNAFLEDLDKLDCGDILTVPDFSSSSRASCSLSVDTVNSQLARVQKKYSLEGSVKVWSDFLRIHLHPRTISVIHQYNHDGEADRLEAFGQGEALLQGAVLEDLDDKLHFFVEECDYFQGFQVLCDMTDGFAGLGSKVTEMLQDAYGARGILTFGTAPISHPNSTPMKNLYHLLNCALGMVHMASHSSFFCPLTLRGGLGLRPSSPISFPYLNYDPSLWYHSSSVLSLALDALTVPYRLRSNSVPMWQLADSLSTSGRKVVAAYGAIPFPMMHGSSLPDALSACESLPWKPLSTCAESGDGQCYGQWVTLKGMEGQRLTSSVAPGMKPPSPLHSLHSGEDVLASYITSFYPTAPLALQLVSGPSKLTPPFPQIFSQALTEQGLQQDLLPTSCEFKFCHPLLQNFCSMLNDLLFIAQVSSVPVITSLQSGPALDPWLSELHRSISAFDIRRVAPSFLSQGLEMADYSEALEDLRLLARKYRDDSSGTTQSSSEEEDD from the exons ATGAGTAACATATGTAGGGAGGTCATCACGCTCCAGCTAGGACATTATTCTAACTTCGTGGGCACTCATTGGTGGAATTTACAG GATGCATCACTGTCATATGACCCAGAGATGCCACCTGGAGACTTCCAGAGTGATGTCATGTTTCGTGAAGGTCAAACTCTTGGTGGCAGCATCACCTACACTCCGCGCCTCATTTCCATGGACCTCAAAG GAAGTCTACAAACTCTACGGCAGGAAGGAAGTCTGTATGATACTAGCAAAGAAACGTCTGCTCTTACCTG GGATGGAAGCCTAATGGTTCATAAAGAGAGCCCCCCTGCAAAAAACGCCTTTCTTGAAGACCTGGACAAGTTGGAT TGTGGGGACATACTGACAGTTCCAGATTTTTCATCCAGCTCCCGAGCTTCAT GTTCTCTAAGTGTGGATACCGTCAATAGTCAGCTTGCTCGAGTCCAGAAGAAATACAGCTTGGAAGGTAGCGTCAAGGTCTGGTCTGACTTCCTACGCATCCATTTGCACCCTCGGACCATCTCGGTTATCCATCAGTACAACCATGATGG AGAGGCTGACCGTCTGGAGGCTTTCGGCCAGGGGGAAGCACTTCTGCAGGGAGCAGTGCTGGAAGATCTGGACgacaaattgcatttttttgttgagGAGTGTGACTACTTCCAG GGTTTCCAGGTGCTCTGTGACATGACGGATGGCTTTGCAGGTCTTGGCTCAAAGGTCACAGAAATGCTGCAGGACGCGTACGGTGCTCGAGGCATCCTAACCTTTGGGACGGCTCCCATCAGTCACCCAAATTCA ACTCCAATGAAGAATCTCTACCATCTGTTGAACTGTGCGTTGGGGATGGTCCACATGGCCAGTCACAGTTCCTTCTTCTGTCCACTGACCCTGCGAGGAGGACTAGGCCTACGACCGTCGTCTCCTATAAGCTTCCCTTATCTAAACTATGAC CCGTCACTTTGGTACCACTCCAGCTCTGTCCTGTCTCTCGCTTTGGATGCGCTCACTGTGCCGTACAGACTGAGGAGCAACTCCGTCCCCATGTGGCAGCTGGCGGACTCGCTTTCGACGTCAGGGAGAAAg GTGGTGGCAGCTTACGGCGCCATCCCGTTTCCAATGATGCACGGCAGCTCTCTTCCCGATGCCTTGAGCGCTTGTGAATCGTTGCCGTGGAAACCATTATCAACGTGCGCCGAATCAGGCGACGGTCAATGCTATGGCCAGTGGGTGACACTTAAAGGCATGGAAGGCCAAAGACTCACCAG TTCTGTTGCTCCTGGGATGAAACCGCCATCTCCTCTTCACAGCCTCCACAGCGGGGAGGATGTCCTAGCATCTTACATCACATCTTTCTATCCTACAGCTCCTTT AGCTCTACAGTTGGTATCCGGGCCTAGCAAATTGACCCCACCTTTCCCTCAGATATTCAGTCAGGCCCTGACCGAACAAGGTCTACAGCAGGACCTGCTTCCAACTAGTTGTGAGTTTAAGTTTTGTCATCCTCTGCTCCAAAACTTTTGTAGCATGCTAAATGATCTGCTCTTTATAGCTCAAGTCTCCTCTGTCCCGGTCATCACGTCCCTCCAGTCGGGGCCCGCGTTGGACCCGTGGCTCTCGGAGTTgcatcgcagcatcagcgctttCGACATCCGCCGCGTGGCCCCCAGCTTTCTTTCCCAGGGTCTCGAAATGGCCGACTACAGCGAGGCACTAGAGGACTTGCGCTTATTGGCTCGAAAATATCGGGACGATAGCAGTGGAACAACGCAGTCATCTtctgaggaggaggacgactGA
- the xkr8.3 gene encoding XK-related protein 8.3: MERETFSKYSWIDFVFSIIGVCTFLVDWGSDLWVAIEFYCHGDFLWFGALVALMIVSSSLVQMFSWFWLKYDRQLPGFRSEIGAEAVLFVDRVKLTCLLHVLQLGFLCRHISAIRQGFRVWWRKEEGSEYAVYLTHDLSMLRLIETFCESAPQLTLMIYVVLRTNKARTVQFVSIVASTTSIAWMVVDYHRCLRSFLPDKAKQGWGSSLVYFLWNLLLISPRVAALALFASVLPAYIAAHFLIVWSSFVIWAWRQRTNFMDSVGGEWLYRATVGLIWYFSWFNVAEGRTRSRSIIYHTFITADGGILLATWWCYRDPVTSQSYAMALLITLPLTYLLGLLFKCIYYCCFHPKLWRPPLREPGLPDDLPDSQVSFREFPIQEAAESSQLLNKRMAHNAALFYSSQ; encoded by the exons ATGGAGCGCGAGACTTTTTCAAAATATTCCTGGATTGATTTCGTTTTTTCTATCATCGGCGTGTGTACTTTTTTAGTGGACTGGGGCTCCGACTTGTGGGTGGCCATCGAGTTTTACTGCCATGGTGACTTTTTGTGGTTCGGGGCACTGGTCGCCCTCATGATCGTGTCGTCCTCCTTGGTCCAAATGTTTAGCTGGTTCTGGTTGAAATATGACCGCCAATTGCCTGGCTTCCGAAGTGAAATCGGAGCCGAAGCGGTTCTGTTTGTGGACAGAGTCAAGCTCACCTGTCTGTTGCATGTGCTGCAACTGGGTTTCCTATGCAG GCACATCTCAGCTATCAGGCAAGGCTTCCGGGTATGGTGGCGTAAAGAAGAAGGCTCCGAGTACGCCGTCTACCTGACCCACGACCTCAGCATGCTGCGGCTCATCGAGACGTTCTGCGAGAGCGCTCCGCAGCTCACGCTCATGATCTATGTGGTGCTGCGCACCAACAAAGCCAGGACCGTCCAGT TCGTCAGCATTGTGGCGTCAACCACGTCCATCGCCTGGATGGTGGTGGACTACCACCGCTGCCTGCGCTCCTTCCTGCCAGACAAGGCCAAGCAGGGCTGGGGCTCCTCCTTGGTCTACTTCCTGTGGAACCTGCTGCTCATTTCCCCTCGTGTCGCTGCTCTCGCCCTCTTCGCTTCTGTCCTGCCAGCCTACATTGCCGCCCACTTCCTCATCGTTTGGTCTAGCTTTGTCATATGGGCTTGGCGACAGAGGACCAACTTTATGGACAGCGTCGGGGGGGAATGGCTCTACCGGGCCACGGTGGGGCTCATTTGGTACTTCAGCTGGTTTAACGTAGCCGAGGGTCGGACTCGAAGCCGAAGTATCATCTACCATACCTTCATCACCGCCGACGGAGGAATCCTGCTCGCCACTTGGTGGTGCTACCGAGACCCTGTGACCTCCCAATCATACGCAATGGCCCTTCTCATCACTCTACCTCTTACCTACCTGCTAGGACTGCTTTTTAAATGCATCTACTACTGCTGCTTCCACCCTAAATTGTGGAGGCCCCCACTTAGGGAACCCGGACTGCCTGATGACTTGCCTGATTCACAAGTGTCCTTCAGAGAGTTTCCCATCCAGGAGGCTGCAGAGTCCTCCCAGCTGCTCAACAAAAGAATGGCACACAATGCGGCACTCTTTTACTCCAGTCAGTAG
- the srsf4 gene encoding serine/arginine-rich splicing factor 4, which produces MSRVYIGRLSYRAREKDVERFFKSYGKILEVDLKNGYGFVEFDDPRDADDAVYDLNGKELCGERVIVEHTKGPRRDGGYSGGGGGGGRSGYGGRWGRDRYGPPIRTDYRLIVENLSSRCSWQDLKDYMRQAGEVTYADTHKGRKNEGVIEFRLYADMKRALEKLDGTEVNGRKIRLIEDRPGAKRRRSYSRSRSRSRSRSRSRRSRKSRSRSESSSRSRSRSRPASRSRSHSTSKKTKGKSKKEDERSNGDRKDKEQSRSRSPRSKKSKKEAKKSNDDESRSRSRSRSRSVSRKSASKGRDPPKSEDEAGEQERRSRSCSPADSKSRARSKSKSKSKSRSPSPVKERSRSASRSVSRSKSRSKSRSQSRSRSRS; this is translated from the exons ATGTCAAGGGTCTATATCGGACGGCTGAGCTATCGGGCCAGGGAAAAGGACGTCGAGAGGTTCTTTAAGAGCTATGGGAAGATACTGGAAGTCGATTTGAAAAACGG GTATGGGTTCGTTGAATTTGATGACCCGCGCGACGCCGACGATGCCGTGTACGACCTGAACGGGAAGGAGCTGTGCGGGGAGCGTGTGATTGTGGAGCACACCAAAGGACCTCGTCGTGATGGAGGCTacagtggaggaggaggagggggaggaagga GTGGTTACGGAGGACGTTGGGGGAGAGACCGCTATGGTCCACCTATTAGGACGGACTATCGACTCATTGTTGAGAATCTGTCCAGCCGATGCAGCTGGCAGGACTTAAAG GATTACatgaggcaagcaggggaggtgACTTACGCCGATACGCACAAGGGTCGAAAGAACGAAGGGGTGATCGAGTTCAGGCTCTACGCTGACATGAAGCGGGCTCTGGAGAAGTTGGACGGCACCGAGGTCAACGGCAGAAAGATCCGTCTCATTGAAGACCGCCCCGGAGCGAAACGCCGCCGTTCCTATTCACGCAGCAGAAGCCGTTCCAG GTCCCGCTCCAGGAGCCGCAGGTCCCGCAAGAGCCGAAGCCGCAGTGAAAGCAGCAGCCGGAGCCGCTCCCGCTCCAG GCCTGCTTCCCGCTCCCGCAGTCACTCCACCAGCAAGAAGACTAAAGGAAAGAGCAAGAAGGAAGACGAGCGCAGCAACGGGGACCGaaaggacaaagagcagagtagGAGCCGCAGCCCCAGAAGCAAGAAGAGCAAGAAAGAGGCAAAGAAGAGCAACGACGACGAGTCCAGATCCCGATCTAGGTCTCGCTCCCGTTCAGTCTCCAGGAAGTCTGCATCAAAGGGTCGTGACCCTCCCAAGAGCGAAGACGAGGCAGGCGAACAGGAGCGGCGTTCTCGCTCCTGCTCCCCCGCTGATTCGAAATCCAGAGCCAGGTCTAAGTCCAAATCGAAATCCAAGTCCCGCTCACCTAGCCCCGTCAAAGAGCGCTCCCGCTCCGCTTCCCGTTCGGTCTCTCGTTCCAAATCTCGCTCCAAATCCCGTTCCCAGTCCCGCTCTCGTTCCCGCTCGTAG